From a region of the Candidatus Hydrogenedentota bacterium genome:
- a CDS encoding tryptophanase, whose protein sequence is MEQSPVVKFFSGENIPVELHKVRVVQKLHLRPIEERLEALKEAGHNSFLLGTKDVFLDMLTDSGTNAMSDRQISSMLMADDAYAGSQSFTRLAEAVQDVFGFKHFLPVHQGRAAEHIIFQALVKPGDVIPMNYHFTTTKAHIEIPGGKILEIYGDEGVRIKSTLPFKGNIDIDKLKNVIATYGADHVPMVRMEASTNLLGGQPFSMQNMRDVRAICDQHNIPLVMDASLVGENAYFIKQREAGYETTSIKDILLEMCGICDVVYFSSRKVSSTRGGGIATNNVKYFDLFKDLVILYEGFLTYGGMSVREIEAMAVGLRETQDETVICQSPSFIKFLVESLDAKGIPVVTPAGALGCHVDAMGFLPHVPQSEYPAGALVAAFYLVSGVRGMERGTVSSVRDADGNDEFADLELMRLAMPRRVFTLSQVKYVLDRLDWLYQNRELVGGLRFYYEPKVLRFFMGKMEPTSPWPEKLMAKFRADFGDSL, encoded by the coding sequence ATGGAACAGTCCCCGGTCGTTAAATTTTTCAGCGGCGAGAACATTCCGGTGGAGCTGCACAAGGTGCGCGTGGTGCAGAAGCTGCACCTTCGCCCCATCGAGGAGCGCCTGGAGGCCCTGAAGGAGGCGGGCCACAACTCGTTTCTTCTGGGGACGAAGGACGTTTTTCTGGACATGCTCACGGACAGCGGCACGAACGCCATGAGTGACCGCCAGATATCCTCGATGCTGATGGCCGACGACGCCTATGCGGGTTCGCAGAGTTTCACGCGCCTTGCCGAGGCGGTGCAGGACGTCTTCGGGTTCAAGCATTTCCTGCCGGTGCACCAGGGCCGCGCGGCGGAGCACATTATCTTCCAGGCGCTGGTGAAGCCGGGCGACGTGATCCCCATGAACTACCACTTCACCACGACCAAGGCCCACATCGAGATTCCCGGCGGGAAAATCCTGGAAATCTACGGCGACGAGGGCGTCCGCATCAAGAGCACCCTGCCGTTCAAGGGCAACATTGACATAGACAAGCTGAAGAACGTCATCGCGACCTACGGCGCGGACCACGTGCCGATGGTGCGCATGGAGGCCTCGACGAACCTGCTGGGCGGCCAGCCCTTCTCAATGCAGAACATGCGCGACGTGCGGGCCATCTGCGACCAGCACAACATCCCGCTGGTGATGGACGCGAGTCTTGTGGGCGAGAACGCCTACTTCATCAAGCAGCGCGAGGCGGGCTACGAGACCACGTCCATCAAGGACATCCTGCTGGAGATGTGCGGCATCTGCGACGTGGTGTACTTCTCCAGCCGGAAAGTGAGCTCGACGCGCGGCGGCGGCATCGCCACGAACAACGTGAAGTATTTCGACCTGTTCAAGGACCTGGTCATCCTCTACGAGGGATTCCTCACCTACGGCGGCATGTCCGTGCGCGAGATCGAGGCGATGGCGGTGGGCCTGCGCGAGACCCAGGACGAGACGGTCATCTGCCAGTCCCCGTCCTTCATCAAGTTCCTGGTGGAGAGCCTCGACGCGAAGGGCATCCCGGTGGTGACGCCCGCCGGCGCGCTGGGCTGCCATGTGGACGCCATGGGCTTCCTGCCCCATGTGCCGCAGTCGGAGTACCCGGCGGGCGCGCTGGTGGCGGCCTTCTACCTGGTGTCCGGCGTGCGCGGCATGGAGCGCGGCACCGTGTCCAGCGTGCGCGACGCCGACGGCAACGACGAGTTTGCGGACCTGGAACTGATGCGCCTGGCCATGCCGCGCCGCGTGTTCACCCTGTCCCAGGTGAAATACGTGCTTGACCGGCTCGACTGGCTGTACCAGAACCGCGAGCTGGTCGGCGGCCTGCGCTTCTACTACGAGCCGAAGGTGCTGCGCTTCTTCATGGGGAAGATGGAGCCGACCTCGCCGTGGCCGGAGAAGCTCATGGCGAAGTTCCGGGCGGACTTCGGCGACAGCCTGTAA